A stretch of DNA from Lodderomyces elongisporus chromosome 4, complete sequence:
TGCCTCTACAGACAACACGGCTCTTCTTCGTATACATTCTTGGAATTTTTTACCAAAGTTCCCCATCCCggtttttttcatttcattccATACCCTACATTCTCCACTAAGCATCGATGCTCGGATCTCGGTACACGCATGTTGTCTCAAATCCAGCATATTAACATTAAATTTCATATAGTCATACACATGGACTAATTCGTGTGCCAAAATGTCTTCGAGTTGCCATTTGGAACGGATGTAATTGGAGCACAAGACTATTCCATGGTTTGGATCAAATCCTCCACCCTTGGTGAAATCACATGTTTGACAcacaattttgtttcttggtACTGGTTCATTTGATTTATTGAGTTTCTGGATGTGATCCATCATAAATCGTACAGATGGCGAGTATGCAAGAACCCATTTCAAGTGATCCTTACAGGTATCGCATTTTTCATCAAGATTCCGATGGAAATAATCGTATTCGTATTGTGCTTTCTCAGAAGGTGTTAGACCAAGACCGGTTTGGTATTGAAGTGATCTTCTCCACCATTCAAACCCGTTGAGTTGCGAATCTGCAGACAATGTGATTTTAGACGGGCTAGCTGAAGTCTGTGCTGGTTGTGTAGAAGAAGACATTTGGGATTATTTAAGGTACCTGcaatgtgttttttttagtaGTCAAAGGTCTTTAAATGTACTAGTTTggagttggaaaaaaaaaaccattaaaaaagaattaaaaaaagttggaggaaaaaagagaaaaaggtgaaaatgagaaagaaagaaagaaagagagagaaagaaacacaaaagTGAAAACAAATGCTTCTACAGAGCTAGGCAAATTCCGAGGTGGTTATATCGATCGCACGAAGTAACTGCTAGTGTTTTCAAAGTGTTACTACAAAAGtgctgcaaaaaaataaaaaggaatcAGCATCGgcaccaacatcaacaccaacatcaaCGAATACAGCACAATTGTCAGTATGGAACTCAATAACATTGTACTATAGCATACGGAAAATAATTCAAATacctttattattttacCAGTCTGATAAACTTAGATTGTATTAACAAGGCATCTTTGTTCTGCTCGTcttaaaaacaaagcagtaacaaaaaaaaaaaaacagaaaaagagttactgaaaaacaaagaaaacagtTAATGGCGGTGAGGAGCTTTATCACATATTCATCAGTCCTTAGCAAGGAGTATTTGGCACCAAGTGTTTGTCTCATCTTTCTAGTTTCATTTGAATAACTGGACAAATATGTCAATTGGCTCAACAATTGTTGCAGAAGGTCAGAGTTAAAGAATTTAATAAAGGCTCTTTATTCAGTCAAGTTTTGCCCCACGCCCCCCGTctcaataaataaataaaaattatataCATACCTAGatttgtatgtatgtaatttttttttcttttcttttcaaaatttttttttttttttggtgttattATTGCAACTCCATTTTTGTGCAACTTTTTGACTccgttttgaaaaattttggaTATTTTTCCCAAGGTGTGAATCGCATGCTCAGAAGATAAGGTGTTCTCAGTCACTGGTTCCAAAGTATACTATTGCTAAAGGggaaaaatttttttttcgtttttttcattctttttattctttttctttttcaattttcttcattttctttttttttttaacattTCACAATCCACCCTTCTCAGCTCAAACCTTGTGGTATTTTAAATCCAATCACTAGTTtgcaaaaaggaaatagcAAAAGAAACGTCAATAACTTAATAAAGGCAGAATGGCTCAAGAATTATCACACCCTTCAATCCAAGATGGTTGGTTTGCTGAGAAATCAGCCACTATGTGGCCAGGTCAAGCCATGTCCTTGGAAGTGGACAAAGTTCTCCACGTTGAGAAATCCAAATACCAAGATGTCCTTGTATTCAAGTCCAAGACATATGGTAacgttttggttttggacAACTGTATCCAAGTCACTGAGCGTGACGAATTTTCATACCAAGAAATGATCACTCACT
This window harbors:
- the ATP23 gene encoding Mitochondrial inner membrane protease atp23 (BUSCO:EOG09264RBX; MEROPS:MER0127117), producing the protein MSSSTQPAQTSASPSKITLSADSQLNGFEWWRRSLQYQTGLGLTPSEKAQYEYDYFHRNLDEKCDTCKDHLKWVLAYSPSVRFMMDHIQKLNKSNEPVPRNKIVCQTCDFTKGGGFDPNHGIVLCSNYIRSKWQLEDILAHELVHVYDYMKFNVNMSDLRQHACTEIRASMLSGECRVWNEMKKTGMGNFGKKFQECIRRRAVLSVEANPVCKSREEAEKAVDVVWKSCFNDTRPFERVYR